The following nucleotide sequence is from Pseudomonas sp. S09G 359.
GATATGCCCATCCAGCCATTCCTGTTCGATGGTTTCCCACTCGGGGCCGGCGAAGCGTTGGAGGACGTTGTCGATGACATCGGTGGGAGTGATGGTCCCGTCGAAGTCACACACGATATGCCAGTGGATCATTGCGTTTACCCTAAGAGGAGCGCGCTCTGTGCGCTTGCAAGTGGGGTAGAGCAGGGACTGTGCCAACTGGCCAAAGCCCAGCAGGGCTGGGGCCGCGCCTGGGTTTGTGTCGTAGGAGCTACAATTTTTGTAGCTTGCTACAAACAAGATGAGTGCTTGCGCTTGCCGGGCCCTTCGCGCGTTCATGCGCGTATGTCCAGACAAGGAAACCGTTCCATGCTCAAGCCAACTTCTGCTGTAGTCGCCTGTTTACTGGGGCTGTGGGGCTTTTCCAGCAGCGTCCTGGCAGGCCCGATCACCGGTGATGTCGGCGCGGGCGTCAGCTACCAGCCCCATGACCCGACCGGCAGCCGCTACGAGACACGCCCCGTGCCGTATCTGGACCTGGACTGGGGCAATGTCAGCCTGAGCACCGATGACGGCCTGACCTGGAGCGCGCTGAATACCAACGGTTTTACCGCCGGCCCCTATATCAATTACTTGCAGGGGCGCACCTCCAACGGCTCGCTGCAAGGGCTGCGCAATGTCTCGGACATGGCTGAAGTGGGCGGGTTTATCCAATACGCGCCGGCCGACTTCTGGCGCGTCTACGCGCGGCTGGGCCAGGCCGTGGGCGGCGGCCACTCGCAAAGTGGCGCGCTGGGCAAGGTCGGTGGCGAACTCGGTTATCCGCTGGGTGGCGGCATTATCGGCAGCAGTGGCCTGGCGGCTAATTTCGCCGATGCACGCCAGACCCAGACCTACTTCGGCGTGGACGACAACGAGGCGGCGGCCACCGGCTTCAAGCCGTACAACGCCAGCGGCGGGTTCCAGAACGTCACGCTGAGCCAGAGCTTCCAGTTCCCCCTGGCGCCCAACTGGTCACTGCTGACCAGCGCCAGCTGGGTGCACCTGGTGGGTTCGGCGGCCGACAGCAGCATCGTCAAACAGACCGGCGACGTGAACCAGGGCCAGGTGCAGACGGCGATCAGCTACACCTTTGACTGATTGACCTGATGCATGGAGATCAAATGATGTGTGCAGATCAAAATGATGTGCCGAGATCAAATGATGTGTGGAGATCAAAGGTGGGAGGGGGCTTGCCCCCGATGAGGGAGTATCAGTTGATAAATACTTAACTGACCCACCGCCATCGGGGGCAAGCCCCCTCCCACCTTTGATCTGCATTTCATGCTCAATATCAGTTTTCTTCGCCTTCGGCCAACAGCGCAATCCCGCCAATAATCACCGCCACCCCCACCCAGTGCAGCGGGCTGATATGTTCCCCCAGCCCCAGCCACGACCCCAGCAGCACCACCACGAACACCAACGAACTCAAGGGAAAGGCCAGCGACAGGCTGCTGCGCCGCAGGATCAGCATCCACACAAAAAACGCGCCGATATAACAGGCAATCGCCGCCAGAATCCCCGGGTTACGCGCCACCTCGGTCAGCCACAACCAATTGAAATCCATTTGCCCCAACTGGTCGCCGGCCACCTTGGTAAACAACTGCCCGGCGCTCTCGGTGCAGATCAGCAAGGCCCACAGCACCACAGTGCCCAGGCGCCCATGCAACCAACCGCTATTCATCGTTTGCGTACTCATGCCTGGCTCCCTGCGATTGCAACCAACATCACGCCGAACGTAATCACCAGCGTGCCCAGCCAACGGCGGCGGCTGACGGTTTCGCCCAGCACCACCTTGCCCGCCAGCACCACGCCGCAATAGGCCAGGGCGGCGGCCGGAAACAACAGGCTCAACGGCGCGCGGGACAGCGCTTCGAGCCAGACGAAAAACTCAATCACGTAGGCACCGATCCCGGCCCACAGCAAGGGCGCATTGAACACCTGGCCCCAGAAGGCATTCAGGCGAAAGCCGCCTTCCAGCTCCGGTAAACGGTCGAGGCCGAGCTTGAAACACAGTTGGCCGATCACATCGAGCAGGATGGAAAACGCCACCAGCAACACCACGGTCAGGGTCACGGGAACAGCTCCTCAAACAGGTTGATCAAGGCTTCATTGGTGGCGGCGTTGCGCTGCAAGTCCGTCGCGCTCCAACGCTCGGGTGGCGGCTGGTCGGACTTGGCCTCCCAGCGCTTGAACGCATTGCTGAAGGCCGGCGTGGCGAACTCGCCACACACGTCGATCCCGATGATCCGCTTGCGCGCCGCCAGGGCGCGTAGGGCTTGCAGCAAGTGGGTCAGGCGCATGCCGCCCTGGTCCCAGTTGGTGGCGGCGTCTTCGCTGGCCAGCACGTCTTTGTCGATGGTGATCCAGATCGCGTCGGTGGGCAGACCGTTGATCATCTGCTCAAGGAAGGCCACCCAGTCCAAGTCCGCCAGGTTGCGCCAGTGCAAGTGGTTTTCCTGCTGCTGGTGGCCGGCGCCGTCACCGACCCGGCCCCAGACTTTCGACGGCGGATGCTGCCACGGAAACAACTGCAATTGCCCGCGCTTGAGGGCCGCGAGGTTGCCGCCGCGCAGTTGCGGGTTATGCAGGTCATCGCTGCAGGGGCCGAGGGTGACGATGCGTTTGATTGCCGGCATTTTCAACGCCCGGTTGACCCACGAACCACAGTGGCGTTTGGGCGCAAAGCGCACCCAGTCGGGGTGGTTGTCGAAGTGGATCAGGCTGATCGGCTCTTTCAGGTCGGCGAGGAACGCGGGCGTCAGGTGGTGATAATCGCCGGAGCCAACGAAGAAAATCTCCGGCCGCGCACTGATGGGCCGGGGCCGCGTGGCCAGGCGTTCGGCAAAGTGTTTGTAGGTTTTTTCGGTGGACCAGAGGCGCAATTTGGGGCCCAGGTCCAGCAGGTCCAGGCGGGTGGCCTGGCCGCTGGCCAGGCGCTTGGCAATCGGGGCCTGGCCGGTGAGGCTGTGGTCGAGGTCAAGAATGTTCAAGGAAGTGTTTCACCCATGGCAGCGCCCGTTCAGATACTCGGTTCATCACTCATGAACCGCAGCCGAATGGGCTTTGCAGGGTGAATGCAAGGGGCGGGCCAGGGGTCAGGCGTGAACGCGTACCCACACGCTGACCAATACCGTCGCCGCCATCAGCCACGCCACGGCCGCCACGGCGAGCGAGGCTTCCAGGCGCAGGCGGTCAACCATCACGTACAAGGTTGCCAGGTACACAAAGTACGGAATGATCGACCACATCCCGAACAGGATAGTGGTCTTCAAATCGTCCACCGAGCGGCCCTTGCCGACGATGTAGTGGGCGATCAGGGCAAAGGTCGGAAACAGCGGCACCAGCCCGGCGATGTAGTAGTTCCTGGTTTTGGCCAGGGCGGCCAGGATCAACACCACCGCCGCGCCGAGCGCGGCCTTCAAGAATAGATCCATCAGTGGCTCAACCCGTATTTCTTGACCTTGTCGAACAGGGTGGTCTTGGCCATCCCCAGTTCCTGGCTGGCCTGGGTCAGGTTGCCGCCGCTGCGTTGCAGCGCGTCCACCAGCAGGTTGCGTTCAAAGGCTTCCACCGCCTCGGTAAAGGCTAGGCCGTGGCTGCCGCTGCTGGCGCCGCTTTTCTTGAAGGCCGGCAGGCCGAGGGCGAAGCGTTCGGCGACGTTGCGCAGCTCGCGCACATTGCCGGGCCAGTCGTGGCTCATCAGGCTGGAGACGGTCTGGTTGTCCAGCTCCGGCGCGGTGCGGTCAAAGCGCAGGGATGATTGCTGCAGGAAGTGTTCGAACAGTTGCAGGATGTCTTCACGGCGCTCGCGCAGGGGGGGCAGTTCCAGGGTCACCACGTTGAGGCGGTAGTACAGGTCGCTGCGGAACTGGTTGGCGCGGCTCAGTTCGTCGAGGTCGGACTTGGTGGCGGCGATCACCCGGCAATCCACGGCCACGCTCTGGTTCGAACCCAGGCGTTCCAGGGTGCGTTCCTGCAGCACCCGCAGCAACTTGATCTGCAGGTTGATCGGCATGCTTTCCACTTCGTCGAGGAACAGCGTGCCTTCGTGGGCGTGTTCGATCTTGCCGATGCGGCGCTTGCCGGCACCGGTGAACGCGTTGGCTTCGTGGCCGAAAATCTCGCTTTCGAAGAGGTTTTCCGGCAGGCCGCCACAGTTCAACGCGACAAACTGGTGGGAGTGGCGCCGGCTGAAATCATGCAGGCAGCGCGCAACCAATTCCTTGCCGGTGCCGGTTTCGCCTTCGATCAACACGTTGGCCGAGGTGTCGGCGACGTTGGCGATCAGCTCGCGCAGGTTCTGCATGGCCGGCGAGCGGCCGATGATGCGGCCTTCCAACGAATCACGCTCGGCCAGTTGCCGGCGCAGCGACCAGACTTCCCGCGCCAGCCCGCGCTGCTCCAGGGCGCGGCGGGCGACGTCGACCAGGCGCTCCGGGGAGAAGGGTTTCTCCATGAAGTCATAGGCGCCGTTGCGCATCGCGCCGACGGCCATGGAGATATCGCCGTGCCCGGTGATCAACACCACCGGCAGGCTTTTATCCAGGGCCTTGAGACGAGTAAGCAGTTCCAGGCCGTCGATGCCCGGCAGGCGGATATCGCTGATGACGATGCCGGCGAAATTTTCGCCGATACGCTTCAAGGCTTCTTCGGCACTGCCCACGCCCACGCTGGGGATGTCTTCCAGCGCCAGGGCCTGCTGGCAGCCGAGCAGGACATGGGGGTCATCTTCGACAATCAGCACGGTGAGGTCGTTAGGGTCTGTATTCATCATGTCGACTCAGCTTTTTGAGTGCCAACCAGCGGCAGGCTCAAGACAAAGGCCGTACCACCACTGGCCGGGTGTTCCACGGCGAGGTTGCCGCCGGTGGCCGCCGCGAGGCTGGCGGACAGGGTCAGGCCCAGGCCCAGGCCTTGCTCACCGGGTTTGGTGGTGAAGAACGGTTCGAATAAATGCTTGCGGGCCTCGGCGTCGATGCCGTGGCCGTTGTCGCGTACCAGCAGGCGATATTTGCCGTCGACGCCGCTGCCTTCCAGCCACAGCTCCGGGGCCGGTTGCGCCTGCATGGCGTCGAGGGCGTTGCCGATCAGGTTGACCAGGATCTGCTCCAGGCGCGTCTGGTCGATCTGCAACTGCGCCGGGCTGAATTCGCGGTGCACGCTCAGCGGCAGGCCGTCCAGGCGCGCGCCGAGTACCTGGAACGCGGCATCCACGGCCTTGCCGAGGCTGGCTTCGCCCTGGTCATCGCCGCGCCGGGCAAAGGAGCGCAGGCTGGCGGTGATGCGGCCCATGCGGTCGATCAGTTCGTTGATGGTCTTGAGGTTGGTGCTGGCCGTATCCAGCGCACCGCGCTCGAGGAAGCGCACGGTGTTGCCCGACAACGTACGCAGCGCGGCCAGGGGTTGGTTCAATTCGTGGGCGATGCTGGTGGACATCTGGCCGATGGCCGCCAGCTTGCCGGCCTGCACCAGTTCATCCTGGGCGCGGCGCAGGGTTTCTTCGGCCTGGCGGCGTTCGCGGATCTGACCCTTGAGACGTTCATTGCTGGCGCGCAGGTCGGCGGTGCGTTCGGCAATCCGTCGCTCCAGCTGGCTGTTGGCTTCCTGCAAGGCTTCGCGCGCGGCGAGGCGGGTGGCGATGACCTTGCGCCGTTCGTTCCAGGCAATCAGCAAGAACGCCACCAGGCCAAACGCCACGGCCACCAGGATGCCCTGGTTGATTGCCGCGCGGCGCAGGTCGTTGAGCGGCGTGAGCAGGGTGAAATTCCACGGTGTGTCATTGAGCGGCCGGGTTTGCGCGAGGTAGCTGACCTCGTGCTCGTCGTTGACCACTTCGCTGTTGGCGGGGAAGGTCAGTTTCTCGCTGCCTTCGTTGAGACGTTCGCGGGCCAGGGGCTCCAGCTCGTTCAACGTCGCCCAGTAATATTGCAGGCTGTGGGCCAGGCGGTCCTTGGTCTCGTCGCTCAGTGGGCGCACGGCCTTGAGGCGGCGGGCTGGGTCGCTGGACAAGATGATGATGCCGTTCTCGTCGCTCACAAAAGCTTCGAGGCGCGCGCGCTGCCAGCGTTCTTCCAAGGCTTCGAGGCGCACCTTGACCACGGCCACGCCGATGATCTTGCCGTGTTCCTCCAGGCCGTGGGCCAGGTAGTAGCCGGGCTCGCCATTGGTGCTGCCGATACCGTAGAAACGCCCGGGCTGGCCGCGTACGGCATTCTGGAAATAGGCACGAAAGGACAGGTCTTCACCTTGGTAACTGTCGGCATCGCGCCAGTTACTGGTGGCCAGCACGCGGCCGGTGGTGTCCATCACGTAGATGGCCCGACTGCGACTGCGTCGGTTCAGGCCTTCGAGGTAGTCGTTGACGGCTTTGCGGGTTTCCTGGCTGGGGTCGGCCAGCAGCGTCGAGACGCTGGTTTCCAGCTCTAGCAGGCTGGGCAGGTAGGTGTATTTGCTCAGCTCACTTTCGACCGTCCGCGCGTGCAGCTCCAGCTGGCGCTCGCCAGTGTCGCTGAGGGTGCGGATGCCATAGTACTCACTGACCCAGAAGCCGATATAACCCAGGCCGATCATCAGGGCGATGATCAACGGCGGCAGGAACAGTTGGCGAATCAGGCGAGGTTTCACGGCAAGTGATGGCGGTGCGGCGCGAAATTGGTTGGGGTCGCATTTCATCACAGATGCCTTGGGTCAACCAGAGCTTGCCGGCCTGCTCGGTCCATTGTGGGAGCGGGCTTGCTCGCGAATGCGGTGGGTCAGTCACTGAATAGGTCGACTGACCTGGCGCATTCGCGAGCAAGCCCGCTCCCACATGGGGCCTGTTGCAGCAGTGGAAGCTGTGTAGTGCTTAGTGCTGCAGGATTTTCTCAAGGAAGTGCTGCGCGCGTTCGGAGCGGGCGCTGATGTCGCCGAAGAACTCTTCTTTCGGGCAGTCTTCGATGATCTTGCCGGCGTCCATGAAGATCACACGGTCGGCGACTTTGCGTGCGAAGCCCATTTCGTGGGTCACGCACATCATGGTCATGCCTTCGTGGGCCAGTTGCACCATCACGTCGAGTACTTCGTTGACCATTTCCGGGTCCAGGGCCGAAGTCGGTTCGTCGAACAGCATGACGATCGGGTCCATGGCCAGGGCGCGGGCAATCGCCACACGTTGCTGTTGGCCGCCGGAGAGTTGGCCCGGGTGCTTGTGGGCGTGTGCCGACAGGCCGACGCGCTCAAGCAGCTGCAGGCCTTTTTTGGTGGCTTCTTCCTTGCTGCGGCCGAGCACCTTGATCTGCGCGATGGTCAGGTTTTCGGTGATGGTCAGGTGCGGGAACAGTTCGAAGTGCTGGAACACCATGCCCACGCGCGAGCGCAGTTTCGGCAGGTTGGTCTTCGGGTCGGCGATGGAGGTGCCGTCGACCACGATGTCGCCTTTCTGGAACGGTTCCAGCGCGTTCACGCACTTGATCAAGGTGGATTTGCCCGAGCCCGACGGCCCGCACACCACGATCACTTCACCCTTTTTGACATCAGTGCTGCAATCGGTCAGCACCTGGAAGTCGCCATACCACTTGTTGATGTTCTTGATAGAGATCATACGGCAAACCTTTTTTGCAGACGCTTGACCAGCAGCGAGGCGGAAAAGCTGATGATGAAGTAGACGACACCGGCGAAAATCAGGAACTCATTGGAGCGGCCGATGATGTCGCCGTTGGAGCGGGCGGAGTTGAGGAAGTCCACCAGGCCCACGGTGTAGACCAACGAGGTGTCCTGGAACAGGATGATCGACTGTTGCAACAGCAACGGGGTCATCTTGCGGAACGCCTGGGGCAGGATGATCAGGCGCATGGTCTGGCCATAGGTCATGCCCATCGCCTGTGCCGCACCCATCTGGCCCTTGGGGATCGACTGCACGCCGGCCCGCACGATCTCACAGAAGTACGCGGCTTCGAACATCATGAAGGCCACGACGCAGGAGGTGAACGCACCGATCGGCGTGTCTTCGCCGGTGATCCAGCGCAACACGAACGGCACCGCCAGGTAGAACCAGGTGATCACCAACAGCAGCGGGATCGAGCGGAAGTAGTTCACGTAGGCGCCGGCCAGGCGCGACAGCAGTTTGTTGGACGACAGGCGCATCAGCGCCAGGACCGTGCCCAGGGCGATACCGCCGACCACGCCCATGACCATCAGCTTCAAGGTCATGATCATGCCGTTCCACAGGCCCGGGATAGCGGGGATGATGCCGCTGAAATCGAGTTCCATTATTTACCCCCCACGGAGATCAGGCCGGGCACTGCGACTTTCTTCTCGACCACGCGCATCAGCAGCATCAGGCTCATGTTCAGGGTGAAGTAGATCAGCGTGGCCAGGGTGAAGGCTTCAAACAGGTTGGCCGAGAACTCGGCGGTCTGCTTGGTTTGCGCCAGCAGTTCCATCAAGCCGATCAAGGACGCCACGGAGGAGTTCTTGAACACGTTGAGGAATTCCGAGGTAAGCGGCGGAATGATGATGCGGTAGGCCTGGGGCAGCAGCACGTTCCAGTAGATCTGCGGCAGCTTGAAGCCCATGGCGCGCGCGGCAGCCTCTTGGCCACGTGGCAGCGCCTGGATACCGGTACGCACTTGCTCACACACACGGGCGGCAGTGAACAGGCCCAGGCACACGACAACGCTCAGGTAGGCCGAGGTGGTCGGGTTGAGGTCCTGCTTGTACCAGTCCTGCAGGTTCTGCGGCAGCAGGTCGGGTATCAGGAAGTACCAGATGAACAGCTGAACCAGCAGCGGCACGTTACGAAACAGTTCCACGTAGCAGGTCGCGATGCCCGCTACGAGACGGTTTGGCACAGTGCGCATGACCCCCAGTATGGAGCCCAGCAGCAAGGCGATGATCCATGCCACGACGGCGATGGCGATGGTCCAGCCCAGGCCGGCGATGTACCAGTCGAGATAAGTCTCGCTGCCCACGCCGGTGGACTTGAAGAACACGCCCCAGTCCCAGTTGTAATTCATTAGGGTCTCCCCTCGAGATCGATCGATGTACAAGCACCCGCTTGGGGAAAATCCATTCCCGCCTGACGGTGAACGCCAGGCACACACGATCGGCTCGAAAACCGCCAGGTCGAGTGTTCCAAAGTAAAGCCAGCAGGTAGTAACAGACGCCTGAGGGAGGGTTGGCTCCCTCAGGAGATAAGGTTAGTCAGGATTTAGATCTTTACTTCCGGAGCCGGCTTGTCGGTCGGGTTCTTGATCAGTTCCTTGACCTTTTCGCTCATCGGGAAGTTGAGGTTCAGGCCTTTTGGTGGGATCGGGCTTTCGAACCACTTGGCGTAGATCTTGTTGATCTCACCGGACTTGTACAGGCCGACGATCGCGTCATCCACGGCTTTCTTGAAGGCCGGGTCGTCTTTACGCACCATGCACGCGTAGGCTTCGAAGGACTGTGGAGTACCGGTAATGACCCAGTCATCCGGCTTCTTGGCCTTGGCTTCTTCACCGGCCAGCAGGGCGTCGTCCATCATGAACGCGACAGCGCGGCCGCTTTCCAGCATCTGGAAGGATTCGCCGTGGTCTTTGGCGGAGATGACGTTCATGCCCATCTGCTTGTCGGCGTTCATCGCCTTAATGATGCGCTCGGACGTGGTGCCGGCGGTGGTCACGACGTTCTTGCCTTTCAGGTCAGCGAAATCGTTGTAGGACGGCTTGCCATCCTTGTCTTTCTTGACCAGCAGGCGGGTGCCGATTTCGAACATGTTGATGGTGAAGTCAACTTGCTGGGCGCGTTCGGCGTTGTTGGTGGTGGAACCGCACTCGATGTCGACGGTGCCGTTCTGAACCAATGGAATACGGGTCTGCGAGGTGACCAGGTTGTACTTGGCCTGCAGATCGGGTTTGTTCAGGTCTTTTTTCAGGGCTTCAACGATGGCCACTTGAATGTCGTGGGAGTAGCCCACTGGTTTGCCCGAACCATCCGCGATGTAGGAAAACGGAATGGAGCTGTCGCGGTGCCCGAGGGTGATGGTGCCGGAGTCGTTGATTTTCTTCAGTGTGCCGGTGAGTTCGGCGGCGAATACTGGAGTGCTGATCAGAGCAGCAGCGATAGCTGCGCCCAAAATATGGGGAACGATGCGCATCAATACTTCCTCGACATTTGTTTTTTTTATGAAGCCGGCTATACGGCTCTCTTGTACAGCGAATGCCCGTGACGGCTCCTGAGGCGTCCCAGGCAATCGTCTAGGAGTGTAGAGCATGAGTCGTGCCAGGCTCGAAGTAAAAGTCTAACCTGCTGATTTATATGTAAATTAACTTTGTATGACGATAAATATATAACGCCTGGGTCCGGCAAACCGAATGGTGTGGGTTGTGCTGTTCGGAAAACCGAATGCCCGGCAGGCATGAAAAAGCCCCTGGACCTTTCGGCGCAGGGGCTTTTTTACAGCGGGTGCGTCAGGCCGCCTGGATCTTGCTGCGGTTCTGCTCAACCTTGGACAGGTAATGCTGCACGCCGGCCTGTTCTTCCGGGGTGGTGAACAGGCCGAGCTTGGTGCGGCGCCACAGCACGTCCTGGGCTTGGGTCGCCCATTCTTCGGCGCACAGGTAGTCGACCTCGCGGGTGTACAGGCCACCGCCCAAGTGGTCGCCCAGGTCGGCCAGCGATTGCACACCTTCCAGCAGGCGCCAGGTGCGGCTGCCGTAGGTGGTGGACCAGCGGCGCGCGATTTCGCTCGGCACCCAGTCGAATTTGTTGCGAATGGCGTCGGCCAGGGCTTCCGGCGTGGTCATGTCTTCGCCGCCTGGCAGGCTGGCGGTGGCGGTCCAGCTCGGGCGCATCTGTGTGAAATACGGCGCCAGCTGCGCCATCGCCGACTCGGCCAGCTTGCGGTAGGTGGTCAGCTTGCCGCCGAACACTGACAGTATCGGTGCCTCACCATTGGCGCCGGACAGCGCCAAGGTGTAGTCACGGGTGATCGCCGACGGGTTATCCGATTCGTCGTTGCACAGCGGGCGTACACCGGAGTAGGTGTGCACGATGTCGTCGCGGCTCAGTTGCTTCTTGAAGTGCGCGTTGACCACCTTGAGCATGTAGTCGGTTTCACCTTCGGTGATCGCAACTTTAGCCGGATCGCCGGTGTATTCGCGGTCGGTGGTACCGATGATGGTCAGGTGATTCAGGTACGGAATAGTGAAAACGATGCGCTGGTCTTCGTTCTGCAGGATGTGCGCGTGTGCGCCTTCGTACAGCCTTGGCACGATCAAGTGGCTGCCCTGGATCAGGCGGATGCCGTAGGGCGAGGTCAGCTTGAGGTCGTCCTTGATGAACTTGGCGACCCACGGGCCGGCCGCGTTGACCAGGGCCCGAGCACGGATCGAGAACAGGCTGCCGTCGGCGCGTTCCATGTTCATTTCCCACATGCCGTTACTGCGGTGCGCGCTGATGCAACGGGTCTGGGTGTGGATGTGCGCGCCTTTTTCACGCGCGGCCATGGCGTTGAGTACTACCAGGCGGGCGTCGTCTACCCAGCAATCGGAGTATTCGAAGCCTTTGGTGATTTCGCTTTTCAGCGGGCTGTCGGCGCCGAACTTGAGGCTTTTCGAGCCGGCGAGCTTTTCGCGCTTGCCCAGGTGGTCATACAGGAACAGGCCGGCACGAATCATCCACGCCGGGCGCAGGTGCGGGCGATGCGGCAACACAAAGCGCATTTGCTTGACGATGTGCGGGGCCTTGGCCAGCAGCACTTCACGTTCGGCGAGGGCTTCACGCACCAGGCGGAACTCGTAATGTTCGAGGTATCGCAGGCCGCCGTGGATCAGTTTGCTGCTGGCGGACGAGGTGTGGCTGGCCAGGTCGTCCTTTTCGCAAAGGAATACCGACAAACCGCGCCCGGCTGCGTCTGCTGCAATACCGACGCCATTGATCCCGCCACCGATTACGGCAACGT
It contains:
- the glpD gene encoding glycerol-3-phosphate dehydrogenase, translated to MNPSTLPAPPLAEVYDVAVIGGGINGVGIAADAAGRGLSVFLCEKDDLASHTSSASSKLIHGGLRYLEHYEFRLVREALAEREVLLAKAPHIVKQMRFVLPHRPHLRPAWMIRAGLFLYDHLGKREKLAGSKSLKFGADSPLKSEITKGFEYSDCWVDDARLVVLNAMAAREKGAHIHTQTRCISAHRSNGMWEMNMERADGSLFSIRARALVNAAGPWVAKFIKDDLKLTSPYGIRLIQGSHLIVPRLYEGAHAHILQNEDQRIVFTIPYLNHLTIIGTTDREYTGDPAKVAITEGETDYMLKVVNAHFKKQLSRDDIVHTYSGVRPLCNDESDNPSAITRDYTLALSGANGEAPILSVFGGKLTTYRKLAESAMAQLAPYFTQMRPSWTATASLPGGEDMTTPEALADAIRNKFDWVPSEIARRWSTTYGSRTWRLLEGVQSLADLGDHLGGGLYTREVDYLCAEEWATQAQDVLWRRTKLGLFTTPEEQAGVQHYLSKVEQNRSKIQAA